The Equus quagga isolate Etosha38 chromosome 2, UCLA_HA_Equagga_1.0, whole genome shotgun sequence genome has a window encoding:
- the LOC124236043 gene encoding olfactory receptor 4K17-like — protein MESMEQLNQSQVSEFILLGLTNSQDIQFLLFALFSVIYVLTVSGNLLIVVTVFYIPNLHTPMYFLLGNLSFVDMTLASFATPKMIVNLVKKQKIISFAGCFTQIFLLHLLGGAEMVLLVFMAYDRYVAICKPLHYMTIMNKKVCVLLVVTSWFLGLLHAGLQIPFVVNLPFCGPNTVESIFCDLPLVTKLACIDTYIVEIVIVANSGMISLSCFSILLISYSVILITIRSRSSTGQSKARATLTAHITVVIIFFGPCIFVYIWPFSNHSVDKFLAVFYTIVTPILNPIIYTLRNKEMKTAMNKLWNAFVTSREDT, from the coding sequence ATGGAGTCCATGGAACAATTAAATCAGTCCCAAGTGTCAGAGTTCATTTTGCTGGGACTGACCAACTCCCAGGATATACAGTTTCTTCTCTTTGCACTCTTCTCAGTTATCTATGTGCTCACAGTTTCAGGCAACCTTCTCATTGTGGTCACAGTGTTTTACATCCCAAACctgcacacccccatgtactttcTCCTTGGAAACCTCTCCTTTGTGGATATGACCCTTGCATCCTTTGCCACCCCTAAGATGATTGTGAACTTGGTAAAAAAGCAGAAgatcatttcctttgctggaTGCTTCACACAGATCTTTCTCCTTCACTTACTGGGTGGAGCTGAAATGGTACTTTTGGTATTCATGGCATATGACAGATATGTGGCTATTTGTAAGCCCCTACATTACATGACCATCATGAACAAGAAGGTGTGTGTTTTGCTGGTAGTGACCTCATGGTTCTTAGGTCTCCTTCATGCAGGGCTTCAGATTCCCTTTGTTGTGAACCTGCCATTCTGTGGTCCCAACACAGTGGAAAGCATTTTCTGTGATCTCCCTCTGGTTACTAAACTTGCCTGCATAGATACCTACATTGTAGAGATAGTCATTGTTGCCAACAGTGGGATGATCTCTCTGAGCTGTTTCAGTATTTTGCTTATCTCCTACAGTGTGATCCTCATAACCATCAGGAGTCGCTCTTCTACTGGGCAGTCCAAAGCTCGTGCCACTTTGACTGCTCACATCACAGTggtgattattttctttggtcCATGCATCTTCGTCTATATCTGGCCTTTCAGCAACCACTCTGTGGATAAGTTCCTTGCTGTTTTTTACACCATTGTCACCCCTATCTTGAACCCAATTATCTACactctgagaaacaaagaaatgaagacagcCATGAATAAATTATGGAATGCTTTTGTGACTTCTAGAGAGGATACTtag